Proteins encoded within one genomic window of Brachybacterium sp. P6-10-X1:
- a CDS encoding DUF5926 family protein, translating to MSPTSHDALVLRPFEGLPNERDLVAMRQLIPAATMAAKTTAEYGAVDVEIATILPMAWPAVRRTDGSVTVGIQAGFPGGDLSRGIGQAIKQALALEPGNPVTTVTLDDEAPRLQEILDLDGDFVITVHETFEFWLDPSAERTPEIESSIQQANESIMPTRTVEGLPHAYWVDAGPKEHLRWVLEADEERVIDAVTRLHARRESGIGEDTKYVGSFRAEGLAIPVWDLPKGFGVEGVEAEAEEFRARFVEALETEEPLTALERRARGGIVARQVTLR from the coding sequence ATGAGTCCTACCTCGCACGACGCCCTGGTCCTCCGCCCCTTCGAGGGACTGCCGAACGAGCGCGACCTGGTGGCCATGCGTCAGCTGATCCCCGCGGCGACGATGGCCGCGAAGACCACCGCAGAGTACGGCGCGGTCGACGTCGAGATCGCGACCATCCTGCCGATGGCGTGGCCGGCCGTGCGCCGCACCGACGGCTCCGTGACCGTCGGCATCCAGGCAGGGTTTCCCGGCGGCGACCTCTCGCGCGGCATCGGCCAGGCGATCAAGCAGGCCCTCGCCCTCGAACCCGGCAACCCCGTCACCACCGTGACCCTCGACGACGAGGCCCCGCGTCTGCAGGAGATCCTCGACCTGGACGGGGACTTCGTCATCACCGTCCACGAGACCTTCGAGTTCTGGCTCGACCCGAGCGCTGAGCGCACTCCCGAGATCGAGTCGTCGATCCAGCAGGCCAACGAATCGATCATGCCCACTCGCACCGTCGAGGGCCTCCCGCACGCCTACTGGGTCGATGCCGGCCCCAAGGAGCACCTGCGCTGGGTGCTGGAGGCCGACGAGGAGCGCGTGATCGACGCGGTCACGCGCCTGCACGCCCGCCGCGAGTCCGGCATCGGCGAGGACACCAAGTACGTCGGCTCCTTCCGCGCGGAGGGTTTGGCGATCCCGGTATGGGACCTGCCCAAGGGTTTCGGCGTCGAGGGCGTGGAGGCGGAGGCCGAGGAGTTCCGCGCCCGCTTCGTCGAGGCGCTGGAGACCGAGGAGCCGCTGACCGCGCTCGAGCGACGTGCGCGCGGCGGCATCGTGGCGCGGCAGGTGACCCTGCGATGA
- a CDS encoding GNAT family N-acetyltransferase encodes MTRVFPLDPDDWRIWRELRLRALEDAPEAFGSTLAEVLARDTEQHWRAGVTAPMVPFVAEVEGAPAAMGRLMFTEEPGAPAELISIWVAPEHRGRGVGRALVSAAVDHHALRHPGARLLLAVVETNAPARALYSRCGFGVIGRNPEDDAELLMEHGAP; translated from the coding sequence ATGACCCGCGTGTTCCCCCTCGACCCCGACGACTGGCGCATCTGGCGCGAGCTGCGCCTGCGCGCCCTCGAGGACGCTCCCGAGGCGTTCGGCAGCACGCTTGCCGAGGTGCTCGCACGCGACACGGAGCAGCACTGGCGTGCCGGGGTCACCGCGCCGATGGTCCCCTTCGTGGCGGAGGTCGAGGGCGCTCCCGCCGCCATGGGTCGGCTGATGTTCACCGAGGAGCCGGGCGCCCCTGCGGAGCTGATATCCATCTGGGTCGCGCCCGAGCATCGCGGTCGGGGCGTCGGGCGCGCGCTCGTGAGCGCGGCCGTCGACCATCACGCCCTCCGCCACCCCGGGGCCCGACTCCTGCTGGCGGTCGTCGAGACCAATGCCCCGGCGCGCGCCCTGTATTCGCGCTGCGGCTTCGGCGTGATCGGCCGCAATCCGGAGGATGACGCCGAGCTGCTCATGGAGCACGGCGCCCCATAA
- a CDS encoding FAD-binding and (Fe-S)-binding domain-containing protein, producing the protein MTIAPLLDTDVLARHARAHDASHYLLLPEAVTAPDDEAAVIALLRRAGLDRRPLTFRSGGTSLSGQGQTDAVLADVRTHFRSVEVLDRGERVRVGPGATLRQVNAHLLRHRRRLGPDPASEVACTIGGVIANNSSGMAAGISENSYRTLESLRFVLPSGTVVDTAEEGADARLRREEPELHEGLLRLMRRVRDDAEATRVIRERFAMKNTMGYGINALLDFGTPADVLAHLVVGSEGTLAFVSSATFRTVPIQKHIATGLLVLPSLQAATAALPEVVGAGFATAELMDARSLIVAQGVAGAPQEVLGLDVDGHAALLVEHRSDDEDELTQRAAEAMGMSEALGLSVPLEMTTDAARRAAMWTTRKGLYAAIAGARPAGSTALLEDVVVPVPELEATCRGLQALFDRHGYDESVIFGHAKDGNIHFLLNEYLGGSSTRLEAFTEDMAELVLGHGGNLKAEHGTGRVMAPFVQRQYGAELYNVMREIKALVDPAGILNPGVVLTDDPSAHMRDLKPVIDIEEEADRCVECGYCEPVCPSKDLTLTPRQRIVLRRDAKLAEQRGDHATASAIRKGYEYEGLQTCAVDGMCVTTCPVDINTGDLVRRLRAEDGGAAENTAWGVAAGNWDLLTRGASAAMSAAGTMPSALPRAATDVGRAVLGSDAVPQYRPELPRRGGAVRRAGGRGRASADVSAVYLPACVHTMFGAAEEPRAAGSGGGGCGGNCACGSGGADGGSSRAATRQVSETPRTSDGVPASLNLLAQRAGVRFAVPDDAAELCCGTPFSSKGMTGAKARMRERVRGALREASGGGRLPVIVDAASCTEGIAGAMDGTGVEVIDAITYVRTHLLERLEVRERAGSVTVHPTCSTTHLGASDDLIAIAEACAEDVVVPVEWGCCGYAGDRGMLHPELTASATAAEAAEVARRETDWYVSANRTCELGMQAATGKAYRHVLELLASVTG; encoded by the coding sequence ATGACCATCGCACCGCTGCTGGACACCGATGTCCTCGCCCGTCACGCGCGGGCCCACGACGCCTCGCACTACCTGCTGCTGCCGGAGGCGGTCACCGCCCCGGACGACGAGGCCGCCGTCATCGCCCTGCTGCGCCGGGCAGGGCTCGACCGTCGGCCGCTGACCTTCCGCTCCGGCGGTACCAGCCTGTCCGGGCAGGGACAGACCGACGCCGTCCTCGCCGACGTGCGCACCCACTTCCGCTCGGTCGAGGTGCTCGATCGCGGCGAGCGCGTGCGCGTGGGGCCCGGGGCGACGCTGCGCCAGGTCAACGCCCACCTGCTGCGGCACCGGCGACGGCTCGGCCCGGATCCGGCCTCCGAGGTCGCCTGCACCATCGGCGGGGTCATCGCCAACAACTCCTCGGGCATGGCCGCGGGGATCTCCGAGAACTCCTACCGCACCCTCGAGTCGCTGCGGTTCGTGCTGCCCAGCGGCACCGTCGTCGACACCGCCGAAGAGGGGGCCGACGCGCGCCTGCGGCGCGAGGAGCCCGAGCTGCACGAGGGCCTGCTGCGCCTGATGCGCAGGGTGCGGGACGACGCCGAGGCCACCCGTGTGATCCGCGAACGCTTCGCGATGAAGAACACGATGGGCTACGGGATCAACGCCCTGCTGGACTTCGGGACCCCGGCCGACGTCCTCGCCCATCTCGTGGTCGGCTCCGAGGGCACGCTCGCCTTCGTCTCCTCGGCGACCTTCCGCACCGTGCCGATCCAGAAGCACATCGCCACCGGGCTGCTGGTGCTGCCCTCGCTGCAGGCCGCGACCGCGGCGCTGCCTGAGGTGGTGGGCGCGGGGTTCGCGACCGCGGAGCTGATGGACGCCCGCTCGCTGATCGTCGCCCAGGGCGTGGCCGGGGCGCCGCAGGAGGTCCTCGGCCTGGACGTCGACGGGCACGCCGCCCTGCTGGTCGAGCATCGCAGCGACGACGAGGACGAGCTCACGCAGCGCGCGGCCGAGGCCATGGGGATGTCCGAGGCGCTCGGGCTGTCCGTGCCGCTGGAGATGACCACCGACGCCGCCCGGCGAGCGGCGATGTGGACCACCCGCAAGGGGCTCTACGCCGCGATCGCCGGGGCCCGCCCCGCGGGGTCGACCGCCCTGCTCGAGGACGTGGTGGTGCCCGTGCCCGAGCTCGAGGCGACCTGCCGCGGGCTGCAGGCCCTGTTCGACCGCCACGGCTACGACGAGTCGGTGATCTTCGGGCACGCGAAGGACGGCAACATCCACTTCCTCCTCAACGAGTACCTGGGCGGGTCCTCGACCCGGCTGGAGGCGTTCACCGAGGACATGGCCGAGCTGGTGCTGGGCCACGGCGGGAACCTCAAGGCCGAGCACGGCACCGGGAGGGTGATGGCGCCCTTCGTCCAGCGCCAGTACGGCGCCGAGCTCTACAACGTGATGCGGGAGATCAAGGCGCTGGTCGACCCCGCCGGGATCCTCAACCCCGGGGTGGTGCTCACCGATGACCCGTCGGCCCACATGCGCGATCTGAAGCCCGTGATCGACATCGAGGAGGAGGCGGATCGCTGCGTGGAGTGCGGCTACTGCGAGCCCGTGTGCCCGTCCAAGGACCTCACCCTCACCCCGCGCCAGCGGATCGTGCTGCGGCGCGATGCGAAGCTCGCCGAGCAGCGCGGGGACCACGCCACCGCGAGCGCGATCCGGAAGGGCTATGAGTACGAGGGCTTGCAGACCTGCGCGGTCGACGGGATGTGCGTGACCACCTGCCCTGTCGACATCAACACCGGTGACCTGGTCCGGCGGCTGCGGGCGGAGGATGGCGGGGCGGCCGAGAACACGGCCTGGGGCGTCGCCGCCGGGAACTGGGACCTGCTCACCCGTGGGGCGTCGGCGGCGATGAGCGCGGCCGGGACGATGCCCTCGGCGCTGCCGCGGGCCGCGACCGACGTCGGCCGCGCCGTGCTGGGCTCCGACGCGGTTCCGCAGTACCGGCCCGAGCTGCCCCGCCGCGGCGGGGCCGTGCGCCGGGCGGGTGGGCGCGGGCGCGCCTCGGCCGACGTCAGCGCCGTCTACCTCCCGGCCTGCGTGCACACCATGTTCGGGGCCGCCGAGGAGCCGCGCGCCGCGGGCTCGGGCGGCGGGGGCTGCGGCGGGAACTGCGCCTGCGGCAGCGGGGGCGCGGACGGGGGCTCGTCTCGCGCCGCGACGCGCCAGGTGTCCGAGACGCCTCGAACCTCCGACGGGGTCCCGGCGTCCCTGAACCTGCTCGCGCAGCGCGCCGGGGTCCGATTCGCCGTGCCGGACGACGCCGCCGAGCTGTGCTGCGGCACCCCCTTCTCCTCGAAGGGCATGACGGGCGCGAAGGCGCGGATGCGCGAGCGCGTCCGCGGCGCTCTGCGGGAGGCGAGCGGGGGCGGCCGGCTGCCGGTGATCGTCGATGCCGCCAGTTGCACCGAAGGCATCGCCGGGGCCATGGACGGCACCGGGGTGGAGGTGATCGACGCGATCACATACGTGCGCACCCACCTGCTCGAGCGCCTCGAGGTCCGCGAGCGCGCCGGGTCCGTGACCGTGCACCCCACGTGCTCCACCACCCATCTGGGGGCGAGCGATGACCTGATCGCGATCGCCGAGGCCTGCGCCGAGGACGTGGTGGTGCCGGTCGAGTGGGGCTGCTGCGGCTACGCGGGCGACCGCGGGATGCTCCACCCCGAGCTGACGGCCTCGGCCACCGCGGCCGAGGCGGCGGAGGTCGCCCGGCGGGAGACGGACTGGTACGTCAGCGCCAATCGCACCTGCGAGCTGGGGATGCAGGCTGCGACCGGGAAGGCGTACCGGCACGTGCTCGAGCTGCTGGCGTCGGTGACGGGGTGA
- the glsA gene encoding glutaminase A, producing the protein MTSALTTYLDRLSIALSSATAPEIPDAVQPDRGITGDVDTQGDIPDLSFLSGAREDHLGVAICTVDGEITAAGTDHEFPIQSISKAFAYGAAIDLHGMDYVDSVVDEEPSGEEFNALSLDPHTKKPKNPLVNIGAIRTHAMLGTTRQERTQRLRVVLDASAGHALEAHRETWQEELKSADRNLALAYMLRAAGSMTEDATEVVGGYIEGCSVLATVTDLAVMAATLASGGTNPLTGEEVFSRVAARQVLSVMLTCGMYDNAGDWVSDVGLPAKSGVGGGIIAGLPSRFGVASYAPQLDLHGNSVRGTLFFERFSTDFALHMLDGVEPRDLEECAQELMEVGTHP; encoded by the coding sequence GTGACGAGCGCGCTGACCACCTATCTCGACCGTCTCTCCATCGCCCTGTCCAGTGCGACGGCGCCCGAGATCCCCGATGCGGTGCAACCGGACCGGGGGATCACCGGCGACGTCGACACCCAGGGCGACATCCCGGACCTGTCCTTCCTCTCCGGGGCGCGGGAGGATCATCTCGGCGTGGCGATCTGCACCGTCGACGGGGAGATCACCGCTGCCGGCACCGATCATGAGTTCCCGATCCAGTCGATCTCCAAGGCCTTCGCCTATGGGGCCGCGATCGACCTGCACGGCATGGACTACGTGGATTCGGTGGTGGACGAGGAGCCCTCGGGGGAGGAGTTCAATGCCCTCAGCCTCGACCCGCACACCAAGAAGCCCAAGAACCCGTTGGTGAACATCGGGGCGATCCGCACCCACGCGATGCTCGGCACCACCAGGCAGGAGCGCACGCAGCGCTTGCGCGTGGTGCTCGACGCCTCCGCGGGGCACGCCCTGGAGGCGCACCGCGAGACCTGGCAGGAGGAGCTCAAGAGCGCCGACCGCAACCTGGCGCTGGCCTACATGCTCCGCGCCGCCGGGTCCATGACGGAGGACGCCACCGAGGTGGTCGGCGGGTACATCGAGGGCTGTTCCGTGCTCGCCACCGTCACCGACCTCGCCGTGATGGCCGCGACGCTCGCCTCCGGCGGCACCAACCCGCTGACGGGCGAGGAGGTGTTCTCCCGCGTCGCCGCCCGCCAGGTGCTCTCGGTGATGCTCACCTGCGGGATGTACGACAACGCCGGCGACTGGGTCAGCGACGTGGGCCTGCCCGCGAAGTCCGGCGTGGGCGGCGGGATCATCGCGGGGCTGCCCTCCCGATTCGGCGTGGCCAGCTACGCCCCGCAGCTGGACCTGCATGGCAACTCGGTGCGCGGGACCCTCTTCTTCGAGCGGTTCAGCACCGACTTCGCCCTCCACATGCTCGACGGGGTCGAGCCGCGCGACCTCGAGGAATGCGCACAGGAGCTGATGGAGGTCGGCACGCACCCCTGA
- the pheA gene encoding prephenate dehydratase has translation MRYGYLGPETTFTHQALLQALEVMPREISEQVEQVPFSAVATATTDLLAGDIDALIAPIENSVEGGVSGTLDVLAATDSITIVAEQIVQVTFVLAAREDTALKDLEVVSSHPHAQAQVQGWLRGNLPDAHVATASSTAAAARDLAALSPEQARGRAAVCSPLAAKHFGLTVLAERIEDTEGAQTRFVLVTREGRIPARTGADKTTLVVHLPHNRSGALLETLEMFSANGVNLSRIESRPIGDFLGRYSFSLDVEGHIEDRRVAASLRALHRICPVVHYLGSYPRIDGARPEPREEFADETYDEAHRWIEKLTGMVTPASGRA, from the coding sequence ATGCGGTACGGATATCTGGGACCCGAGACCACCTTCACCCATCAGGCGCTGCTGCAGGCTCTCGAGGTGATGCCCCGCGAGATCTCCGAGCAGGTGGAGCAGGTGCCGTTCTCCGCCGTCGCGACCGCCACCACGGACCTCCTCGCCGGAGACATCGACGCGCTCATCGCACCCATCGAGAACTCCGTCGAGGGCGGCGTCTCCGGCACTCTCGACGTGCTCGCGGCGACCGACTCCATCACCATCGTCGCCGAGCAGATCGTCCAGGTCACTTTCGTCCTCGCCGCGCGCGAGGACACCGCCCTGAAGGACCTCGAGGTGGTCTCCTCCCATCCGCACGCCCAGGCCCAGGTGCAGGGCTGGCTGCGCGGCAACCTCCCCGACGCGCACGTCGCGACCGCGTCCTCGACCGCCGCCGCCGCGCGGGACCTCGCCGCGCTGAGCCCCGAGCAGGCCCGCGGTCGCGCCGCTGTCTGCTCCCCCCTGGCCGCGAAGCACTTCGGCCTCACCGTCCTCGCCGAGCGGATCGAGGACACCGAGGGCGCCCAGACCCGCTTCGTCCTGGTCACCCGCGAGGGACGGATCCCCGCCCGCACCGGCGCCGACAAGACCACCCTCGTCGTCCACCTCCCGCACAACCGCTCCGGCGCGCTGCTCGAGACCCTCGAGATGTTCAGCGCCAACGGCGTGAACCTCTCGCGGATCGAGTCGCGCCCCATCGGTGACTTCCTGGGGAGGTACTCCTTCTCCCTCGACGTCGAGGGCCACATCGAGGACCGGCGGGTCGCCGCCTCCCTGCGCGCGCTGCACCGGATCTGCCCCGTCGTGCACTACCTCGGCTCCTACCCCCGCATCGACGGGGCGCGCCCCGAGCCGCGCGAGGAGTTCGCCGACGAGACCTACGACGAGGCGCACCGCTGGATCGAGAAGCTCACCGGTATGGTCACCCCGGCGTCCGGCCGCGCGTGA
- a CDS encoding GNAT family N-acetyltransferase, producing the protein MPPSIRLVPPSVSRHAAFVECLADFAGTPLDGASIADPAAPPVDDTDFIDFVTGRLAEEDPATALEEPRVHCTSRWILATDRSDEILGFLAIRHRLNRFLHDQGGHIGYSVRPSARRRGIASAALALGLEEARGLGIAPVLITCDETNIGSRRAIERAGGRLENTVEGKLRFWVGDEERPARP; encoded by the coding sequence ATGCCGCCATCGATCCGCCTCGTCCCGCCCTCCGTCTCCCGCCACGCGGCCTTCGTCGAGTGCCTCGCGGACTTCGCCGGCACGCCCCTGGACGGTGCGAGCATCGCCGACCCCGCGGCGCCGCCCGTGGACGACACCGACTTCATCGACTTCGTGACCGGACGGCTCGCCGAGGAAGATCCCGCCACCGCGCTCGAGGAGCCGCGGGTGCACTGCACGAGCCGCTGGATCCTCGCGACCGACAGGTCCGACGAGATCCTGGGATTCCTCGCGATCCGCCACCGCCTGAACCGCTTCCTCCACGACCAGGGCGGGCACATCGGCTACTCCGTGCGTCCCTCGGCCCGGCGCCGGGGCATCGCCTCGGCCGCCCTCGCGCTCGGCCTGGAGGAAGCACGCGGCCTCGGCATCGCCCCTGTGCTGATCACCTGCGACGAGACCAACATCGGCTCCCGTCGTGCGATCGAGAGGGCGGGTGGACGCCTCGAGAACACGGTGGAGGGAAAGCTGCGCTTCTGGGTCGGCGACGAGGAGCGGCCGGCGCGGCCGTGA
- a CDS encoding GNAT family N-acetyltransferase, whose amino-acid sequence MTLRLERLGPGHAPAILAGQDDALAEEIIGARWETEMLGEFLERAARWRDEGPIREYAAVLRSPPVAGGRLLGGGRLVGGGGLNLMAPGLARGQAALTYWLLAEHRGRRHGFELVRALVDRARSDVRIAQLVLRIAPRNEASRAVARRLGAISAGTRDRHPADASRLADRWVLDLR is encoded by the coding sequence GTGACGCTGCGCCTCGAACGGCTCGGGCCGGGGCATGCTCCCGCGATCCTGGCCGGCCAGGACGATGCGCTGGCCGAGGAGATCATCGGGGCCCGATGGGAGACCGAGATGCTCGGCGAGTTCCTCGAGCGCGCTGCCCGCTGGCGGGACGAGGGACCGATCCGCGAGTACGCCGCGGTACTCAGGTCCCCACCGGTCGCGGGTGGCCGGCTCCTCGGTGGTGGCCGGCTGGTCGGAGGCGGCGGTCTGAACCTGATGGCGCCCGGTCTCGCCCGGGGGCAGGCGGCCCTGACCTACTGGTTGCTCGCCGAGCATCGCGGCCGGCGACACGGATTCGAGCTCGTCCGCGCACTCGTCGACCGGGCGCGATCCGATGTCCGTATCGCGCAGCTCGTCCTGCGCATCGCCCCGCGCAACGAGGCCTCGCGCGCGGTCGCCCGACGGCTCGGTGCGATATCGGCGGGAACCCGGGACCGCCACCCGGCCGATGCCTCGCGTCTCGCCGACCGGTGGGTGCTGGACCTGCGGTGA
- a CDS encoding GntR family transcriptional regulator gives MNSPTPPYEQVRREVVEQVRSGELRPGDKLPAIRVHAADLGLSAGTVARAYKLLEEAQVIVTKRGAGTTIAPDAVAASERSAATTQREHGGTADPAVVALLAGPVAEARGQGHSDLAIMASLRAALAGQNGAASAASGASPA, from the coding sequence ATGAACTCCCCGACCCCGCCCTATGAACAGGTCCGCCGCGAGGTCGTCGAGCAGGTCCGCTCCGGCGAGCTGAGGCCCGGCGACAAGTTGCCGGCGATCCGCGTCCACGCCGCTGATCTGGGCCTGTCCGCCGGCACCGTGGCCCGCGCCTACAAGCTCCTCGAGGAGGCGCAGGTCATCGTGACCAAGCGCGGAGCCGGCACCACGATCGCCCCGGACGCTGTCGCCGCGAGCGAACGCTCCGCCGCGACCACGCAGCGCGAGCACGGCGGCACGGCGGACCCGGCCGTGGTGGCGCTGCTGGCCGGACCCGTCGCCGAGGCCCGCGGGCAGGGGCACAGCGACCTCGCGATCATGGCCTCGCTGCGAGCCGCCCTGGCGGGGCAGAACGGCGCCGCATCGGCAGCGAGCGGCGCGTCCCCGGCGTGA
- a CDS encoding glycosyltransferase, producing the protein MSAAGPLTAHRPERVAVVIPAKNEAERIEATIGAAHAITGVDLVVVVDDGSSDATSAVAMGADALVVRHRSNRGKAAAMATGAQMIALREGAERAEGGEGFSEELHAEPRTPGHTGPLPVIDGDTPPPRALLFLDADMEGSATAAQPLVDAVLGQGVDMAIALLPPQVGAGGMGVVVRTARRGIERATGWTATQPLSGTRCITRETWDACQPLAPGWGVETSLTIDALTGGFWVKEIEAELHHRATGSDLRGRLHRAAQLRDVVRALARKRQVVPEEPADEDDTGLASADLPDPAGQGEPTDAADLPDSADVTDAADSADPALSSPGPLGVGAAAGSPATGEPEVDGLRPSQVARTWPGRSDAPAAADDQVSAAGSDVDEAHVWSVVPEVSESGGSDDAGFDDAAADHGAAEEAAAALRADRRRERLAILPVDGAFSDDETRAIGDRDIELLDRRLRALPVDGTFAPDDVVYLVDIDLDALAVRLQEAPVEEPFEPGHAVIIASHLTVPEPELPSSIRPPLSADEYTSLVVHAAVDAGNTSADDA; encoded by the coding sequence ATGAGCGCAGCGGGGCCGCTGACGGCGCATCGCCCCGAGCGGGTGGCCGTCGTGATCCCCGCCAAGAACGAGGCGGAGCGGATCGAGGCGACCATCGGCGCCGCTCACGCGATCACGGGAGTCGACCTCGTGGTGGTCGTCGACGACGGCTCCTCCGACGCCACCTCCGCGGTCGCGATGGGGGCCGACGCCCTGGTGGTGCGGCACAGGAGCAATCGCGGCAAGGCGGCGGCGATGGCCACGGGCGCGCAGATGATCGCGCTGCGGGAGGGTGCCGAACGCGCCGAGGGCGGGGAGGGATTCTCCGAGGAGCTCCACGCCGAACCGCGCACTCCGGGGCACACCGGTCCGCTGCCGGTGATCGATGGCGATACGCCTCCGCCGCGCGCTCTGCTGTTCCTCGACGCCGACATGGAGGGCTCCGCCACCGCCGCGCAGCCCCTCGTGGACGCGGTCCTGGGTCAGGGCGTCGACATGGCGATCGCACTGCTGCCTCCGCAGGTCGGTGCCGGCGGCATGGGGGTCGTGGTGCGCACCGCGCGGCGCGGGATCGAGCGCGCCACCGGCTGGACGGCGACGCAGCCGCTGTCCGGCACGCGGTGCATCACCCGCGAGACCTGGGACGCCTGCCAGCCGCTCGCTCCGGGCTGGGGCGTCGAGACCTCCCTGACCATCGACGCGCTGACCGGGGGATTCTGGGTCAAGGAGATCGAGGCCGAGCTCCATCACCGCGCCACCGGCAGCGACCTGCGCGGTCGCCTGCACCGCGCCGCCCAGCTGCGCGACGTGGTGCGCGCTCTGGCCCGCAAGCGCCAGGTGGTGCCGGAGGAACCGGCCGACGAGGACGACACCGGGCTGGCATCTGCGGACCTGCCCGATCCGGCCGGCCAGGGCGAACCGACCGACGCTGCGGACCTGCCCGATTCGGCCGACGTGACCGACGCTGCCGACTCGGCCGATCCGGCCCTGTCCTCCCCGGGCCCCCTGGGAGTCGGCGCTGCGGCGGGAAGCCCCGCGACGGGGGAGCCCGAGGTGGACGGCCTCAGGCCGTCACAGGTCGCCCGGACGTGGCCCGGTCGGTCCGATGCTCCCGCGGCAGCGGACGACCAGGTGTCGGCCGCCGGATCTGATGTCGACGAGGCCCACGTCTGGTCGGTGGTCCCCGAGGTGTCGGAGAGCGGGGGATCCGACGATGCGGGCTTCGATGACGCCGCCGCGGATCACGGTGCCGCCGAGGAGGCCGCGGCCGCCCTGCGCGCGGACCGCCGCCGGGAGCGCCTGGCGATCCTCCCCGTCGACGGGGCCTTCTCCGACGACGAGACCCGAGCGATCGGCGACCGTGACATCGAGCTGCTGGACCGTCGTCTGCGCGCTCTGCCGGTGGACGGGACCTTCGCGCCGGACGACGTTGTCTATCTCGTCGACATCGACCTCGACGCCCTCGCCGTGCGGCTGCAGGAGGCACCGGTCGAGGAGCCGTTCGAGCCCGGGCACGCGGTGATCATCGCGTCCCACCTGACGGTCCCGGAGCCCGAGCTGCCCAGCTCGATCCGGCCGCCGCTGAGCGCTGACGAGTACACCTCGCTCGTGGTGCACGCCGCGGTCGACGCCGGCAACACCAGCGCGGACGACGCCTGA
- a CDS encoding DUF222 domain-containing protein encodes MQRTASRARAELLAQAAVFWVDPDSDDPREEADLAVAIALRTTTKRAGRLLNDAHLATTHLPRTFERLRRGDMPADWFDKVLTAVRDLSDAQRAEADELVAGWDLASIPADRFSDELRLLRAWYETHGARPDPVDSRGVFLERSPVDDGTASLRVTGPVPEIHALAQRLDDSARAVRADQRRALEDGSPIPFDLDGAVAEEQKTMGLPEIRYAILSRTLLGTGGVEVPAPAHRINVVVPFLTLMGLSDAPATYDGTTPIPAPMARRLAAGETTWYRVLTDPSSGEFLPLPADQYRPTAAMVEHLRLRDPVCAAPACTKNTSGSGAENDHIEEFDHAHPARGGPTSIANLHRMDWGHHSDKTRRLIDPERNPDGSTTWSVGATERARITVRPRGDLLTPHIAIALTESWDRYQWQLELDGLERAGEFDRFLREHDPDDPALDDGLEPPTGPTVHDGDPPY; translated from the coding sequence ATGCAGCGCACCGCGTCCCGAGCCCGCGCGGAGCTCCTCGCGCAGGCAGCGGTGTTCTGGGTCGACCCCGACTCCGACGATCCGCGCGAGGAGGCGGACCTCGCCGTCGCGATCGCGCTGCGCACCACCACGAAAAGGGCCGGCAGGCTGCTCAACGACGCCCATCTCGCCACCACGCATCTGCCGCGCACGTTCGAGCGGCTGCGCCGCGGGGACATGCCGGCGGACTGGTTCGACAAGGTCCTCACCGCGGTGCGCGATCTGTCCGATGCCCAGCGCGCGGAGGCCGACGAGCTCGTCGCGGGATGGGACCTCGCATCCATCCCCGCCGACCGTTTCTCCGATGAGCTGCGCCTCCTGCGGGCCTGGTACGAGACCCACGGGGCCCGCCCGGACCCCGTCGACTCCCGGGGCGTGTTCCTGGAGCGCTCGCCCGTCGACGACGGCACGGCATCGCTCCGCGTCACCGGCCCGGTCCCCGAGATCCATGCCCTCGCCCAGCGGTTGGACGACTCCGCGCGAGCCGTCCGCGCCGACCAGCGCCGTGCGCTGGAGGACGGGTCCCCGATCCCTTTCGATCTCGACGGCGCCGTCGCCGAGGAGCAGAAGACCATGGGCCTGCCCGAGATCCGATACGCGATCCTGAGCCGCACCCTGCTGGGGACCGGCGGAGTCGAGGTTCCCGCTCCCGCCCACCGCATCAACGTCGTCGTCCCGTTCCTGACCCTCATGGGGCTCTCCGACGCCCCGGCCACCTATGACGGGACCACCCCGATCCCAGCCCCGATGGCTCGCCGGCTCGCCGCCGGCGAGACCACCTGGTACCGGGTCCTCACCGATCCCTCGAGCGGGGAGTTCCTTCCGCTCCCGGCGGACCAGTACCGGCCCACCGCGGCGATGGTCGAGCACCTCCGCCTTCGAGACCCGGTCTGCGCCGCTCCCGCCTGCACGAAGAACACCTCGGGCAGCGGTGCGGAGAACGACCACATCGAGGAGTTCGACCACGCGCACCCCGCTCGGGGCGGCCCGACGAGCATCGCGAACCTCCACCGCATGGACTGGGGGCATCACAGCGACAAGACCCGGCGTCTCATCGATCCCGAGCGCAACCCCGACGGCTCCACCACGTGGTCGGTCGGCGCGACCGAACGCGCGCGGATCACGGTGCGACCGCGCGGCGATCTGCTCACCCCGCACATCGCCATCGCCCTCACCGAGTCCTGGGACAGGTACCAGTGGCAGCTCGAACTGGACGGGCTCGAGCGCGCCGGGGAATTCGACCGATTCCTGCGAGAGCACGACCCGGACGACCCCGCTCTCGACGACGGGCTCGAACCGCCCACAGGCCCCACCGTCCACGACGGAGACCCGCCCTACTGA